The sequence below is a genomic window from Maledivibacter sp..
CTATGATATTCATGACCTCGGCAACATTAGCCTTTGGTCTTCTTTTATCAATAATTGCCAAGGATGCATCAATAATATCAGCAAACTTTCTTGCCCTTGTTACACTTCCAAGGTCTGGCGATACAACCACTACATCCTGTAAATGTAGTTCTTTAAAATATTTTGCAAGTATTGGCACACCAACTAAATGGTCAACGGGAATATCGAAGTATCCTTGTATCTGGGAAGCATGTAGATCCATTGATACAACTCTATCAGCCCCAGCTGTAGTCAGTAAATTTGCTACTAGCTTAGCTGAAATTGGATCCCTTGCCTTGGCCTTTCTATCCTGTCTAGCATACCCATAATATGGAATAACAGCATTTATTCTTGCAGCAGATGCTCTTTTTAATGCATCAATTAATATTAATAGTTCCATTAAATACCTATTTACTAGGGGAGCGCTAGTTGATTGAATAACATATACGTCTGCACCCCTTACTGACTCATCTATGTTTACTGCTATTTCTCCATCACTAAATGAGCTAACTGAAGCAACTCCAAGGGGCATACCAAGTTCTTCACAAATTTTCAGTGCTAACTCTTTATTAGAGTTTCCCGCAAAAATTTTAATCTTTCTTTTTTCTAAATTCATAACCTTTCCTCCTATGTTTATTATTAAAACTATTTTTTTACTAAACCTTTTCTTCTAACCCATCCTTCTATATTGCTTTGTTTAATTCTTGAAACTGCTAAG
It includes:
- a CDS encoding ribose-phosphate diphosphokinase; its protein translation is MNLEKRKIKIFAGNSNKELALKICEELGMPLGVASVSSFSDGEIAVNIDESVRGADVYVIQSTSAPLVNRYLMELLILIDALKRASAARINAVIPYYGYARQDRKAKARDPISAKLVANLLTTAGADRVVSMDLHASQIQGYFDIPVDHLVGVPILAKYFKELHLQDVVVVSPDLGSVTRARKFADIIDASLAIIDKRRPKANVAEVMNIIGEVDGKNVILIDDMIDTAGTITQGVKALKKFGAKEVYACCTHPVLSGPAIERLEDSDIKEIVVLDTILLPDEKRLPNMKMLSVAPIFAEAIRRIYGNESVSKLFD